A region from the Paenibacillus humicola genome encodes:
- a CDS encoding glycoside hydrolase 43 family protein: MNKTTIINPVIWSDVPDVSVIRVGTTFYMVSTSMHSMPGCPIMKSENLMHWEIVNYVFETFEDNDAHNLLDGKGIYGKGSWAASLRHHNGMFYVIFSCNDMNRFYVYRTTDIENGSWERSVFEGLRHDPSLLFDDGRVFVFHGNGNIRITELTADASAVKEGGINRLLFETEREGIGLRCEGCHAYKLNGYYYLFFIDWPNTGNKRRRELVYRSRELLGPYERKLLLDDDMGYRNNGVAQGGIVDTPGGEWFAVLFQDHDAVGRIPCVVPVSWEDDWPVFGVDGKVPHSFEAPLPAAEPKPLVIGDEFEYAGNKLALNWQWNHNPDNRLWSVTERPGWLRLQTGAIAGSVEFARNTLTQRTEGPACSGWTMMDTFGMKPGDRAGMVALASLFGAVGIQTDDNGSRHVFMSVKGSEGGEEKVETVPYEGNRVYVKIDFNFKNSADLAHFYYSSDGESWRAIGRPLQMKYTLHHFMGYRVGLFNYATKQAGGHVDFDFFRYARRSASGK; the protein is encoded by the coding sequence ATGAACAAAACGACCATCATAAACCCGGTAATCTGGTCGGATGTGCCGGACGTAAGCGTGATTCGGGTCGGGACGACATTTTATATGGTGAGTACGAGCATGCATTCGATGCCCGGATGCCCGATCATGAAGTCGGAGAACCTGATGCACTGGGAAATCGTAAATTACGTCTTCGAGACGTTCGAGGATAACGACGCCCACAACCTGCTGGACGGGAAAGGGATTTACGGCAAAGGCTCGTGGGCAGCAAGCCTGCGCCATCATAACGGCATGTTTTACGTCATTTTCTCATGCAACGACATGAACCGGTTTTACGTCTACCGGACGACGGATATCGAGAACGGATCGTGGGAACGATCGGTCTTTGAAGGACTTCGCCACGATCCGAGCCTGTTGTTCGACGACGGACGCGTATTCGTGTTCCATGGCAACGGCAATATCCGGATAACGGAGCTGACGGCCGATGCGTCGGCCGTCAAAGAAGGCGGAATCAACCGGCTGCTGTTCGAGACGGAACGCGAAGGGATCGGGCTCCGGTGCGAAGGATGCCATGCCTATAAGCTCAACGGATATTACTACTTGTTCTTCATCGATTGGCCGAATACGGGGAACAAGCGCCGGCGGGAGCTGGTCTATCGTTCGCGGGAACTGCTCGGCCCTTACGAGCGAAAACTGCTTCTTGACGACGACATGGGTTACCGCAATAACGGCGTCGCGCAGGGCGGCATCGTCGATACGCCAGGGGGCGAATGGTTCGCCGTGCTGTTCCAGGACCACGATGCCGTCGGCCGTATTCCGTGCGTGGTGCCCGTTTCCTGGGAGGACGATTGGCCGGTCTTCGGCGTTGACGGGAAGGTTCCGCATTCGTTCGAAGCGCCGCTGCCGGCGGCGGAGCCGAAACCGCTCGTGATCGGCGACGAGTTCGAATATGCCGGGAATAAGCTCGCCTTGAACTGGCAGTGGAATCACAACCCGGATAACCGGCTCTGGTCCGTGACGGAGCGGCCGGGCTGGCTGCGCCTGCAGACGGGCGCAATTGCCGGCAGCGTCGAGTTTGCCCGCAATACGCTGACGCAGCGGACGGAAGGTCCGGCATGCAGCGGCTGGACGATGATGGATACATTCGGAATGAAGCCTGGCGATCGTGCCGGCATGGTTGCACTGGCTTCCCTTTTCGGCGCTGTGGGCATTCAGACGGACGATAACGGCTCCCGGCATGTCTTCATGAGCGTAAAAGGGAGCGAAGGCGGGGAAGAAAAGGTCGAAACCGTCCCGTACGAAGGCAATCGTGTCTATGTGAAGATCGACTTCAATTTCAAGAACAGCGCGGACTTGGCCCATTTTTATTACTCGTCGGACGGCGAATCGTGGCGGGCCATCGGCCGTCCGCTGCAGATGAAATATACGCTTCATCATTTCATGGGGTACCGGGTCGGGCTGTTCAACTATGCGACGAAACAAGCCGGCGGTCATGTCGATTTCGACTTTTTCCGTTACGCGAGGAGGAGCGCTTCGGGCAAATGA
- a CDS encoding endo-1,4-beta-xylanase, producing the protein MVNSKMDGVPKLHEAFKGHFKIGAAVNPRTLTAQRELLAHHFNSVTAENEMKFERLHPAEAQYTFEHADRLTAFAKDRGMGVRGHTLVWHNQTPDWVFENGDGGAASRQTLLARMKSHINTVVSRYKGSIYAWDVVNEAVSDKNGELLRPSKWRDIAGEDFIAKAFEYAHEADPEARLYYNDYNESVPEKREKIYALVKSLKEQGVPVHGIGLQAHWNLERPSVDDIREAIERYASLGMTLQITELDVSVFLHDDRRTDLTAPEEGMLERQAERYERIFRLFKEYAANIDSVTFWGAADDYTWLDNFPVRGRKNWPLLFDAEHNPKPSFWSVMEITRS; encoded by the coding sequence ATGGTGAATTCCAAAATGGACGGCGTTCCGAAGCTGCATGAGGCATTCAAGGGTCATTTCAAAATCGGCGCGGCCGTAAATCCGAGGACGCTGACTGCGCAGCGCGAGCTGCTTGCGCATCATTTCAACAGCGTGACGGCCGAGAATGAAATGAAATTCGAACGTTTGCATCCTGCCGAGGCGCAGTATACGTTCGAACATGCGGACCGCTTAACGGCGTTCGCGAAGGATCGCGGCATGGGAGTCAGAGGGCATACGCTCGTATGGCATAATCAAACGCCCGATTGGGTATTTGAGAATGGTGACGGCGGAGCGGCCAGCCGCCAAACGCTGCTGGCACGGATGAAATCGCATATAAACACGGTTGTTTCGCGTTACAAGGGGAGCATTTACGCATGGGACGTCGTGAATGAAGCGGTTTCCGACAAGAACGGTGAACTGCTGCGCCCATCCAAATGGAGGGACATCGCCGGAGAGGATTTTATCGCCAAAGCGTTCGAATACGCGCATGAGGCCGATCCGGAAGCACGGCTTTATTATAACGATTATAACGAATCCGTACCGGAGAAAAGAGAAAAAATTTACGCGCTGGTCAAATCGCTGAAGGAGCAAGGGGTGCCTGTTCACGGGATCGGTCTGCAGGCGCACTGGAACCTGGAACGCCCTTCCGTCGACGATATTCGCGAGGCGATCGAGCGATATGCAAGCCTCGGGATGACGCTGCAGATTACGGAGCTGGACGTTTCCGTATTTCTTCACGACGACCGGCGAACGGATTTGACGGCGCCGGAGGAAGGCATGCTGGAGCGTCAGGCGGAACGGTACGAACGCATTTTTCGGCTGTTCAAGGAATATGCCGCGAATATCGATTCCGTCACCTTCTGGGGAGCGGCCGACGATTATACGTGGCTGGACAATTTCCCGGTCAGAGGCCGCAAGAACTGGCCGTTACTGTTCGACGCGGAGCACAATCCGAAGCCGTCCTTCTGGAGCGTCATGGAAATTACGCGATCATGA
- a CDS encoding carbohydrate ABC transporter permease produces the protein MPASRLLSIQAWKGWLWSFVRLVLIAGLSFVILYPILQKIATAIKDKADLYSPIVIWIPEHVSLDNFRQVISIMDYWVTLGNTFTLSAMTTVLTAISCALAGYGFARLKFKGSNLLFAGVVLTILVPPTTILIPVYLNLKDFTLMGLVPLLTGKPVNLLNTYWPFVLTSMTASSLKAGLYIFIFRQFFRGIPKEVEEAAYIDGAGVGRTFTRIMLPNAVPSIVTVLLFSFVWQWNDSFYTTTYLTSSKVMSTQLASLPYNLAILLNDGQSSSADPFYLSMVQDTGILMAILPLIIIYIFVQRYFVESIERTGIVG, from the coding sequence ATGCCTGCTTCCCGATTGCTTTCGATTCAGGCCTGGAAGGGCTGGCTGTGGTCATTCGTTCGGCTCGTCCTGATTGCGGGCCTGTCGTTCGTGATCTTGTACCCGATCCTTCAGAAAATCGCGACCGCGATTAAAGATAAGGCGGATCTGTATTCGCCGATTGTCATCTGGATTCCCGAGCATGTTTCGCTGGACAATTTTCGGCAGGTCATTTCCATCATGGATTATTGGGTGACGCTGGGAAACACTTTTACCCTTTCGGCCATGACAACCGTTCTGACCGCAATTTCGTGCGCTTTGGCGGGCTACGGGTTTGCGCGTCTGAAGTTTAAAGGAAGCAATCTGCTTTTCGCTGGCGTCGTGCTGACGATTCTGGTTCCGCCGACGACCATTCTCATTCCCGTCTATCTGAATTTGAAGGACTTCACTCTGATGGGACTCGTGCCGCTGCTGACGGGCAAGCCCGTGAATTTGCTGAACACGTACTGGCCGTTCGTACTCACCTCCATGACGGCCAGTTCGCTCAAAGCCGGTCTTTATATTTTTATTTTCAGGCAATTTTTTAGGGGGATCCCGAAAGAGGTCGAGGAGGCCGCTTATATCGACGGCGCGGGCGTTGGCAGGACGTTTACGCGGATTATGCTGCCGAATGCGGTACCGTCCATCGTAACCGTGCTGCTCTTCTCGTTCGTCTGGCAGTGGAACGACAGTTTTTATACGACGACGTACCTGACCTCAAGCAAGGTGATGTCGACGCAGCTGGCTTCGCTGCCGTACAATCTGGCGATTCTCCTTAACGACGGCCAGTCGTCCAGCGCGGATCCGTTTTACCTCAGCATGGTGCAGGATACGGGTATTCTCATGGCGATTTTGCCGCTGATTATCATTTATATTTTCGTGCAGCGTTATTTTGTCGAGAGCATCGAGCGCACGGGGATCGTCGGATAA
- a CDS encoding carbohydrate ABC transporter permease: protein MKSIPGFRLAPRTYTGKKALWGFVYVLPWLIGFIVFFFIPLLSSLRYSLSSITANSNGIIVHYIGFKNYVEALTVNTSFNRTLTESIVNMVVNVPLIVIFSLFLAVLLNQKFFGRTAARAIFFLPVILASGIIMNLESTSLVQAINDENSGAKAIHSLGSFELARMMLQAGVSEVIVDYLTGAVNRIYQIVSQSGVQILIFLAGIQTISPQLYEASKMEGATGYEAFWKITFPMVSPLILVNVIYTIIDSFSTNAMTDLIRETGFKTFNFGLSSAMAWLYFLAVAVILLISSVLISRKVFYQE, encoded by the coding sequence TTGAAATCCATTCCGGGGTTTCGCTTAGCCCCCAGAACCTATACGGGGAAAAAAGCGTTATGGGGCTTTGTCTATGTTTTGCCATGGCTGATCGGGTTTATCGTTTTTTTCTTCATTCCCCTGCTGAGCTCGCTCAGATACAGCCTGAGCTCGATCACGGCGAACAGTAACGGCATTATCGTGCATTACATCGGGTTCAAAAACTACGTGGAAGCCTTGACGGTAAACACGAGCTTTAACCGTACTTTGACGGAATCGATCGTCAATATGGTGGTCAACGTACCGCTGATCGTCATATTCAGCTTATTTCTGGCGGTGCTGCTGAATCAGAAATTTTTTGGAAGAACGGCCGCACGAGCGATCTTTTTCCTGCCGGTTATATTGGCTTCCGGCATTATTATGAATCTGGAGAGCACGAGCCTGGTGCAGGCGATCAACGATGAAAATTCGGGCGCCAAAGCCATTCATTCGTTAGGCAGCTTCGAACTGGCCAGAATGATGCTTCAAGCCGGCGTCAGCGAAGTCATTGTCGATTATTTGACCGGCGCCGTAAACCGGATTTATCAAATCGTCAGTCAATCGGGCGTACAGATTCTGATCTTTCTGGCGGGCATTCAGACGATATCCCCGCAGCTCTACGAAGCGTCCAAAATGGAAGGCGCGACCGGATACGAGGCCTTCTGGAAAATTACCTTCCCGATGGTGAGTCCGCTGATTCTCGTCAATGTCATTTATACGATCATCGATTCGTTCTCGACGAATGCCATGACGGATTTGATCCGGGAGACGGGCTTCAAGACGTTTAATTTTGGTCTCAGCTCCGCGATGGCTTGGCTTTATTTTCTGGCGGTTGCCGTTATTCTGCTGATCAGTTCCGTTTTGATTTCCAGGAAGGTTTTCTACCAAGAGTAG
- a CDS encoding DUF5696 domain-containing protein, whose amino-acid sequence MSRARTASALTAVCLALAMIAGCAGSKSAGQAENKGQAAAAAALTKGRALSASFTDSRVAGMKGIAESDRLRLFVDEQTGGIAVLIKRSGEIWYSNPPERGTDSLASGVNKDLLSAQLKIDFYNHFGQINSINSYTDSVAHKQLQFEAIPGGVRVTYQFGTAEKTADDMPKMLSKARFEELTGKMDKTGQRALKIAYTEDPEKGLYTRNDDALKGLQLGRALKAFESVGYTEKDLEKDIAALKLNQTKPEPRIFRASIEYTLDNDSLVVNIPVSRILYPSEYPVNAVSVLSFFGAVGQEGKGAIFVPDGSGALIHFNNGKTKYPAYRQLVYGKDLTTDTTEDPAREEAIRLPVFGLIREGGAFLGIVEKGAPVATINADVGGRLNSYNYVYPSFNVVNEDEITLDANGQQRSLPRFQEHPMKSDFTVRYAFLSGKDASYQGMATYYQQYLQERGGLPKLKKADQAGKDIPFYLQLVGSISKKKHIVGIPYRALEPLTTFEQAKSILTEAQQRGIRNIKLQYAGWFNGGLDHKVPDRVAVDGTVGGSGGLKDLVSFTQGKGISLFPDVAVLTAHTGAGFKESKEAARSLRGVPAARYPLDPALNRRDRNKPPSYVVAPRLVGSYVDSMLRDFGRYRTGGISLRDMADELNSDYRKHNQIDRTESEGILVKALERIRDQGLDMMANGGNAYALPFLTDITNAPLTDSRFKIEDEEVPFFQMVVHGFIDYTGAPYNLSTYTDASQYMLKCLEYGAGVYFEWTYAPNYEVQDTEYNDLYAVNYKQWMNEAADMYRKVNGVLKDVQNKRIVSHEKLSDGVFRTDYDNGFYIIVNYNRAQVQVDGRPIEAESYVTGGGES is encoded by the coding sequence ATGAGCAGAGCCAGAACTGCTTCGGCGCTAACCGCCGTTTGTCTGGCCTTGGCGATGATCGCGGGCTGCGCCGGCTCCAAATCGGCCGGTCAAGCGGAAAACAAGGGGCAAGCCGCAGCGGCGGCCGCTTTGACGAAAGGCCGGGCTTTAAGCGCTTCCTTTACGGATTCCCGCGTGGCGGGCATGAAAGGAATCGCCGAGAGCGACCGGCTCCGGTTGTTCGTCGACGAGCAGACGGGCGGAATTGCCGTTCTGATTAAGAGGAGCGGCGAAATCTGGTACAGCAATCCGCCCGAACGCGGCACCGATTCGCTCGCTTCGGGCGTTAACAAAGATTTATTGTCCGCTCAGCTGAAGATCGATTTCTATAATCATTTTGGTCAAATCAATTCGATTAATTCTTATACGGACAGCGTTGCCCATAAGCAGCTCCAATTCGAAGCGATTCCGGGCGGCGTCAGGGTAACCTATCAATTCGGAACGGCCGAGAAAACGGCCGACGACATGCCAAAAATGCTGAGCAAAGCCCGTTTCGAGGAATTAACCGGCAAAATGGACAAAACGGGACAGCGCGCATTAAAGATCGCCTATACGGAGGATCCGGAAAAAGGATTGTATACCCGAAACGACGACGCGCTGAAGGGACTTCAGCTGGGGCGTGCGCTTAAAGCCTTCGAGAGCGTCGGATATACGGAGAAAGATTTGGAGAAGGATATTGCGGCGCTGAAGCTCAATCAGACCAAGCCGGAACCGCGGATTTTCCGGGCTTCGATCGAGTACACGCTGGATAACGACAGTCTCGTCGTCAACATACCGGTATCCCGTATTCTTTACCCGTCGGAATATCCCGTCAATGCCGTTTCCGTACTGAGCTTTTTCGGAGCGGTGGGCCAAGAAGGGAAAGGGGCGATCTTCGTTCCGGACGGCTCGGGCGCGCTGATTCATTTCAATAACGGCAAAACGAAGTACCCGGCTTATCGGCAGCTTGTCTACGGGAAGGACCTGACGACGGATACGACCGAGGATCCCGCCAGGGAAGAAGCGATCCGGCTGCCGGTATTCGGTTTGATCCGCGAAGGAGGCGCCTTTCTCGGCATCGTCGAAAAAGGCGCGCCGGTCGCCACCATCAATGCGGATGTCGGCGGCAGACTGAACAGCTATAACTACGTTTATCCGAGCTTCAATGTCGTGAACGAGGACGAAATCACCCTGGACGCCAACGGGCAGCAGCGTTCGCTGCCGAGATTTCAGGAACATCCGATGAAAAGCGACTTCACGGTCCGATACGCTTTCCTCAGCGGGAAAGACGCGTCGTACCAGGGCATGGCCACGTATTATCAGCAATACCTGCAGGAGCGGGGCGGTCTGCCCAAGCTGAAAAAGGCGGATCAAGCGGGAAAGGATATTCCGTTCTACCTGCAGCTGGTGGGGAGCATATCCAAGAAGAAGCATATCGTAGGCATTCCATACCGCGCGCTCGAACCCCTTACCACGTTCGAACAGGCGAAGAGCATTCTCACCGAGGCGCAGCAGCGCGGCATACGCAATATCAAGCTTCAATATGCCGGCTGGTTTAACGGGGGGCTTGACCATAAAGTTCCGGATCGCGTCGCCGTCGACGGTACGGTCGGCGGCAGCGGCGGTCTTAAGGATCTGGTCTCGTTTACGCAGGGCAAAGGCATCTCGCTCTTCCCCGACGTCGCCGTTCTGACCGCCCATACCGGTGCGGGGTTCAAGGAGTCCAAAGAAGCCGCCAGATCGCTTCGGGGCGTTCCCGCAGCGCGTTATCCGCTTGATCCTGCCTTGAATCGGCGCGACAGGAACAAGCCGCCGTCCTACGTCGTTGCGCCGCGGCTGGTCGGCAGTTACGTAGATTCTATGCTGCGGGATTTCGGCCGCTATCGGACCGGGGGGATCTCGCTTCGGGATATGGCCGACGAACTGAACAGCGATTACCGGAAACACAACCAAATCGACCGGACGGAATCCGAAGGAATATTAGTCAAGGCGCTGGAACGGATTCGCGATCAAGGCTTGGACATGATGGCAAACGGCGGGAACGCCTATGCGCTTCCTTTCCTGACGGATATCACGAATGCGCCGCTGACCGACAGCAGGTTTAAAATTGAGGATGAAGAAGTTCCCTTTTTTCAAATGGTGGTTCACGGGTTTATCGATTATACGGGCGCGCCGTATAATCTATCCACCTATACCGATGCCAGCCAGTATATGCTCAAATGTCTGGAATACGGAGCGGGCGTTTACTTCGAATGGACTTATGCGCCGAATTACGAGGTGCAGGATACCGAGTATAACGACCTGTACGCCGTCAACTACAAACAGTGGATGAACGAAGCCGCGGATATGTACCGGAAAGTTAACGGCGTTTTGAAAGACGTTCAGAACAAACGGATCGTCTCGCACGAGAAGCTGAGCGATGGCGTCTTCAGAACGGATTACGATAACGGCTTTTATATTATCGTGAACTATAACCGGGCGCAGGTTCAGGTTGACGGCAGGCCAATCGAAGCCGAAAGTTATGTAACGGGGGGTGGTGAATCTTGA
- a CDS encoding YIP1 family protein yields MSPLSRELVKYPLYLIVHPFNGFWDLKYERSRKINLLTSVAILFLLILTSIMKNEYSGFLVHLANPDDMNSLLEILYVVVPVLFWCAANWSLTTLMDGEGKFVDIFTSTCFALIPLILVNFPWIWLSNVISLQETSFYHFSGSFAILWCMFLLFVGNMTVHQFTPSKTIGTILLTVVAMGFMAFLCLLFFSLLQQIVAFVSTIYQELVLRS; encoded by the coding sequence TTGTCTCCACTCAGCAGAGAGCTGGTTAAATATCCCTTGTATCTCATCGTGCATCCTTTTAACGGCTTCTGGGATCTCAAATATGAACGGAGCCGAAAGATCAACCTGTTAACATCCGTTGCGATTTTGTTTTTACTGATTCTGACCAGCATTATGAAAAACGAATACAGCGGTTTTCTGGTTCACCTTGCCAATCCGGACGACATGAACAGCCTGCTCGAAATCTTGTACGTGGTGGTGCCGGTATTATTCTGGTGCGCAGCCAATTGGTCGCTCACGACACTGATGGACGGGGAAGGGAAATTCGTCGACATTTTCACTTCGACCTGCTTTGCGTTAATCCCGCTCATTCTCGTTAACTTCCCGTGGATTTGGCTGAGCAACGTCATTTCGCTGCAGGAGACGTCCTTTTATCATTTTTCGGGCAGCTTTGCGATTTTATGGTGCATGTTTCTGTTATTTGTCGGCAATATGACAGTGCACCAATTCACGCCCTCCAAGACGATCGGAACGATTTTGTTAACCGTCGTGGCCATGGGTTTTATGGCTTTTCTGTGCCTGCTGTTCTTTAGTTTGCTCCAGCAGATCGTCGCATTCGTATCCACCATTTATCAGGAACTGGTTTTGAGGAGCTAG
- a CDS encoding carbohydrate ABC transporter permease, which yields MKTIAVLRPSRKLNRSFTVSFLLFALLAVFGAFMALPLIYAVNNAFKPLDELFIFPPRFFVSNPTFDNFFDLVALMGNSWVPLSRYIANTVMITVLGTAGHILFASAAAYPLAKYRFPGSKILFSIVVLSLMFSGQVTAIPNYMVMSWLGWINTPASIIVPSLAFPLGLFLMKQFIEQIPDALLEAAKIDGANEYRIYWGIVMPNVKPAWLTLMILQFPALWGTDGGNFIYSENLKTLHYALGQIVLGGIARAGVGAAVALILMVVPITLFIISQSSVIQTMATSGMKE from the coding sequence ATGAAAACGATCGCGGTCCTGCGGCCGTCCAGGAAGCTCAATCGCTCGTTTACCGTGAGCTTTCTGCTGTTTGCGCTGCTTGCCGTATTCGGCGCCTTTATGGCGCTGCCGCTGATCTATGCGGTGAATAACGCGTTTAAGCCGCTGGACGAATTGTTCATTTTTCCGCCGCGATTTTTCGTGAGCAATCCGACGTTCGATAATTTTTTTGATCTGGTCGCGCTGATGGGAAATTCCTGGGTGCCGCTGTCGCGCTATATCGCCAACACGGTGATGATTACGGTTCTCGGGACGGCCGGGCATATTTTGTTCGCATCGGCGGCGGCTTATCCACTTGCGAAATATCGCTTTCCGGGTTCCAAAATCCTTTTTTCCATCGTCGTCCTGTCGCTCATGTTCTCGGGTCAGGTCACGGCCATTCCCAACTATATGGTGATGTCCTGGCTCGGATGGATCAACACGCCGGCTTCGATTATCGTGCCGTCGCTCGCGTTCCCGCTGGGCCTGTTTCTTATGAAGCAGTTCATCGAACAAATACCGGACGCCCTGCTGGAAGCGGCCAAGATTGACGGTGCAAACGAGTACCGCATTTACTGGGGCATAGTCATGCCGAATGTAAAGCCCGCATGGCTGACGCTTATGATTCTTCAGTTCCCGGCGCTGTGGGGGACCGACGGCGGCAACTTCATCTACAGCGAAAATCTAAAGACGCTTCACTATGCATTGGGCCAGATCGTGCTGGGGGGGATCGCCCGCGCGGGCGTCGGAGCGGCGGTCGCGCTGATTCTGATGGTGGTTCCGATCACGCTCTTTATTATCTCTCAGAGCAGCGTCATCCAGACGATGGCGACTTCCGGGATGAAAGAGTAG
- a CDS encoding carbohydrate ABC transporter permease → MQAETTSGAVSNLMLANKESRLALAWKTLKRNKHYYILMSPYMILFFLFTVIPVVFSLLLSFFYFNMLEFPRFIGWQNYSRLFLNDDVFMIAVKNTFLFAVITGPISYLACFIFAWIINELSPKVRAFMTLVFYAPSISGNVYFIWLIIFSGDSYGYLNGFLLKTGFILEPIQWLTNAEYILPIIIIVQLWLSLGTSFLAFIAGLQTIDKSLIEAGAVDGIRNRWQELWFITLPSMRPQLLFGAVMQITASFAVADVSIALAGFPSVNYAGHTIVTHLMDYGTIRFEMGYASAIATVLFFIMIGANMLTQKLLRKVGE, encoded by the coding sequence ATGCAAGCCGAAACGACCAGCGGGGCCGTGTCTAACCTCATGCTGGCGAACAAAGAATCTCGTTTGGCGCTGGCGTGGAAAACGTTAAAACGAAACAAACATTATTACATCTTGATGAGTCCGTATATGATCCTTTTCTTCCTGTTTACCGTCATTCCCGTCGTCTTTTCGCTGCTGCTCAGCTTCTTCTATTTTAACATGCTGGAATTTCCGCGGTTTATCGGCTGGCAGAACTATTCCAGGCTGTTTCTCAATGACGATGTGTTCATGATCGCGGTCAAGAATACGTTTTTGTTCGCCGTCATCACCGGTCCGATCAGTTACCTCGCCTGCTTTATTTTTGCCTGGATTATCAATGAACTGTCGCCGAAGGTCCGCGCGTTCATGACGCTCGTCTTTTATGCCCCGTCCATTTCCGGGAACGTTTATTTTATATGGCTGATCATTTTTTCCGGGGACAGCTACGGTTATTTGAACGGCTTTCTGCTCAAAACCGGGTTTATCCTGGAGCCGATCCAATGGCTGACGAACGCTGAATATATCCTGCCTATCATTATTATCGTACAGCTGTGGCTCAGCCTGGGAACCAGCTTTCTGGCCTTTATCGCCGGTCTTCAAACGATCGACAAATCGCTCATCGAAGCCGGCGCGGTGGACGGAATCCGGAACCGCTGGCAGGAGCTGTGGTTTATTACGCTGCCTTCCATGCGGCCGCAGCTGTTGTTCGGCGCCGTGATGCAAATTACCGCCTCGTTCGCCGTAGCCGACGTCTCGATCGCGCTTGCCGGTTTCCCCAGCGTAAACTACGCGGGGCATACGATCGTGACGCATCTGATGGATTACGGCACCATTCGTTTCGAAATGGGGTATGCGTCGGCCATCGCGACCGTGCTGTTTTTCATTATGATCGGCGCCAATATGCTGACGCAAAAATTGCTCCGAAAGGTAGGCGAATGA